The window TTCGACTCAAAAAGGACTGCAGTTTCTTCCCAGTagatcaacaaccacctccagaCGCGAGACAAAAGTCGGCGTCGAGGTCGTCTGTTGGACCCAAAATCGCTTCAGCCTCTTCATCGCCGGCCATGCAGAGTGGAATGCCGTCCGACATGCATGGACAACAGCCCTATTCCCAACTCACCATACCATCAATGCCTCCGCCGATGAAGCCAGCTGGCTCCGAAGCCTACACCCCTGATTCCAAGAGTAAGAAGAAACCCCGAAATCCAACCCGAGGACAACTTGCTGAAACTTCCAAAGTCCCTTCGAGCGCTTCGAGCTCTCGAGCGTACGATTATGGGCAGTCCGGGATAACAAACTGGATGGCAGATGCTAGCCCGAGCTCTTCTAAACCGAGCGACTTGAATACCAACTGGCGAACTTATCCGGCTGAATCCCCCATAACGCCGGCTTTTTCCCCATACACGCCACACGCACCGCCTCCATCCGCAACCTGGTCAACGCCCGTAGGCTCCGAGCCTGTTCGTGACGATCTGGCCTGGTCATCGTCGTACCCGGCGCCGCCACCCCGATCTTTGTCCTTTGGTGCCGAGAGCGTCTCGAGTCAAAGCCAGTACCCATCGATTTCGCATGTCAGCAACCACTCGAGTCGAGATTACAGTCGAAAAGCCAGCTCCATGTCTGCCGACATGTATCCTGCCCCCATCTCAACCGCAATTCCCGGCGTTGATACGACTCCCGGATCGACGCCAACTCATGGTCTGGCGCTTTCCGCTGGGGCTGCCCCATCATCTGCCTATGGAACCTGGCAGCAGCCATACCCATATTCCAAACCCAGTGATGGTTATGGGGGAGCGTGGGCATATCAAGAATCGGGGCATCCAGGAGATCAGCATTCGACTGAGCACGCCTATTATGAGCGATAGAACCAGCGAATCTCATTATGTGGTGGATAGGCTGTGGTCTATGCTGAGCTTGTTGACCAGCATAAATGGTTGTGTGAAATTAGGCGGGCGGGATTTGGGATTGTGTATGGCACTATTCGCCATTTCGACTGTCAGCCGCGGGGCTGCGCCTTGGTTTTATCGACAAAGTGCCATCCAGCTTCTTGCACACCTTCAACACTCTTCATGTCGCGGCTCTTTCGGGTCAGTCGGTGCGATTCCTGGAACTTCTCAAACAGGTTGTGCGCGATGCAAGTTCTTCAATCGGGAAGTTGGGTCTGAGCGCAAACCTTCTTTGGACGCCAAATCGGGCGACTTGCGACACACGACACACCACATGAGACCTCGGGTGTACCCATGAAAGGCTCTCCATCTGCAAGTTTTGAGCATACGACGAAAGATCGATGGCTTGTGACCCGATCACACGAAATGTGGCTGACAGCAAGGATGCGAACCGAGCGCCTTGTCCACCACAGTTCACCTTGTCGGCCTCCGCAGTCCCAACTTTAAGTCCGGCCGACAACGATCATGACGGGGCATATTTTTGATCAAACCAGGAGGCGATGGAAAGAGAGATTGGTGATTATTGACACAGAACCGAGTGAAGCAGCAGTTTACTCATCTTACCCCTTTTGATCAAGAAAAGACTTGGGCCagtgtgatgatgattgcCAACACCAGCTCGGCATATGACTCGTCATCACCAGATTCAGTAGCGCGATCCATAAAAGCCGGGCAACTATATATCAACGGGCCGTGTCGTGGAGCAGGCGGAAACCGGGCGGAACGGCACGGGACGGGAGACTGACGGGAGTGCCCACACCTTCATCTATCCGGTGAGAGCAGATGCTTCCGGGCTGGTCACACGGCGGTAAACCAGACACACCGGTTCGGCGCATTGCCCCAAGGTGGAAGGACGTTAcacgagaaaaaaaaagggacgTCACGCGATGAACGTGGGGGGAACACTGGGGAATAATATGACTCGTCGACAACAGCACAAGTGCGGCCAACACACCTGGGTTAGAAATCGGAATCACGATCGGGGTGGTCATATTGCATCTTTGAGGGCATTGGGAGAAGGTTGTGGAAAACAGATACATGGGGCATCAATCAGGGTCATGActcttttcttgttctttGTTCGCTTCTATTTTCGCGGATTTTACTGTggttttgttctttttcaTTTGTGTTTTTTGATATATGAGTTTTTATTTTCCGAGTTGAGACGCTGTCATCTGTATGATGGGACTAAATAGCGGGTTTGAGGCTATAGGGAAGGCAAATTTGATGTGGAAAGTGGAACATGGAAAATGGAtgggttgtttgtttgttgtttacatattatatatatatacattCTGCTGCTAAACATGCAGTGGTGTTTTTCTGACGCCGAAGCGTTCTGCATCTTTTAGGTTGAATGGAACTGAAGATGTGTTTTATGTTGAGCTTTGTGTTTTGAATAACGCTGGGTTTAGAGAGGTGCAGATGGGAATGAGGTCAAACGATGAATGACATGCCTCGAATGTGAGTGGATGTATATAGATGTCTTGAAGTTGTGGGTTGAGATGGAAAATAGATGAATGCTAGATGAGTTTTTCTGCAGAGCAGTGAATTGGTTGTTGACAGACTCGCGAATATTTGCCAATGGTGAAGAGAATGATGTGTATTGTAGGCTGTTCAATATTTTATTCAAGTGacaggatcaacaacctATTATGAATCAGAATGATTCAAGCtactcttttttttcttttatctCAAGCCCgtcaacccacccccctttttttccctaACACTAACTGACTATAAGCTCAAAAGTCGACACAAACTTGATAGTGGTTTCTTTTGGTTGAC is drawn from Podospora pseudocomata strain CBS 415.72m chromosome 1 map unlocalized CBS415.72m_1, whole genome shotgun sequence and contains these coding sequences:
- a CDS encoding uncharacterized protein (EggNog:ENOG503P3RA; COG:S), with translation MAVVAPPPLLKSKLDLWESSESALYPAVPPSAPMTDIMSYQYPPPPQNGADMDMSPSGYYPNYSVSSHTSSGMDSGVPSKDRSDSMKIKRSLSTPAVGPSPSQAPAPQSMVSQQSTAQGQDPLGLAGEKRRNKLGYHRTSVACGHCRRRKIRCIPSQNDVQGRCMNCIRLKKDCSFFPVDQQPPPDARQKSASRSSVGPKIASASSSPAMQSGMPSDMHGQQPYSQLTIPSMPPPMKPAGSEAYTPDSKIPSSASSSRAYDYGQSGITNWMADASPSSSKPSDLNTNWRTYPAESPITPAFSPYTPHAPPPSATWSTPVGSEPVRDDLAWSSSYPAPPPRSLSFGAESVSSQSQYPSISHVSNHSSRDYSRKASSMSADMYPAPISTAIPGVDTTPGSTPTHGLALSAGAAPSSAYGTWQQPYPYSKPSDGYGGAWAYQESGHPGDQHSTEHAYYER